In Danio rerio strain Tuebingen ecotype United States chromosome 18, GRCz12tu, whole genome shotgun sequence, the genomic window tgtttttttctaaTGCATTGAGCATCATGGGAGCCACTAAGCCTATTTTAGGGGGGCTGTAGCTACTCTGCACCCCAACATTTTTTTGCGATTAGCTCATgaactgtacactaaattatcgCCTCAGTCCACTTTAAATCTTGATCTTAATTCGGCTTTTTCGACGATTCAGCcgattatattttcaaggtcaggaaaaAAGCATATGATGCAAAAATGAATATCCTAAAATCGCCCCTGCTGAGCATATATCTCCACTTCATCAGCACTTACATAGTCACAACACATTGTACAGTTTTATTCTGTATGCCTATATAATTTGCTAAATTTGATTATATACTCATTGTGTTAACAAGATTCCTTTTGTATCTTTCCcaaaattgactgaaataaaaaaacatgaacttTAAACCCGACTTAATCGAATATTCAGATGTTTGTGCTAAAAATGTTTGCACATTAGAGCACATTTAATGAAATATGAAGATACTGACGAGTCGAAAACGTGTAATACAAATAATGTTCAACAATCTAAGTATAGTGATAACTATTATTCAATTTGTAACCCTGTTTACCTGCAGTGCCTTAGCTGAGGGTAAACTGAAACCATAACCTCATGTGGAGACTCACCGTGCCTGTGGGACTCTCGAATATACCGACTTTACGCTGATCCAGGGCGGTGTAAAGCGCCTCCATAAAGCTCTCCTGGATGGGATACGGCTGGAAAGGGAAAGGAAACCGGCCACTTTTGCTCTCCATTTTATATATGTGGCATTAGATTAGATTCCTAAATAACGTTAAAGGCCGAATAACACGAAAATCAACACTGCATATGAGCGCTTTTTACGCCGACAATAAACTCCTCATGGTATCATCAAAATATGACTTCAGTTATGATAAAAATCTACCGTATAATCCCAATGAAATCGCAAATAGCAAACAGAATTAACAGGTAACTACACAACAAACCAAAACACGTTCTGACAGTGTAAACTTCCTCGAACAAACGCGCCAGTCTTCTGCCTCAGCCAATGAACACGAGGGAAAACTTCTTAGAGGATAGGAACCATCATTAAagttcactcttttgtgaaaaaCGAAAacggatgatttttttttttttaatgattcatgtttatttttcaataatttttaaTACAACTGTGATGTTTTGTTTATCAGTAATACTTTTGTTGTATTTTCTTcggttttaatgtattttaattgggTAAATGTAGACGTATGTGGAAAAACTTttatttgtcagtaacctgggtcaagcgctTCTAGTGAACTGTATGCCACTGAAATGTTTTCAGTTTTTGTATTAGTGGTTTTTATGTGCATGCAATTTCCTTGATgtttaaatatttgcatataGCAACATTAACAACATAGATTATAAGATTCAGTgtaaactttattattataacttaCAAACTATGTATTATAATGCAGGCTagtattatctatctatctatctatctatctatctatctatctatctatctatctatctatctatcatctccctgtctccgcttgttaagtgtgatgtcgtcatgcgaagcggcttccaggtcAAATCACTTTATCAAACTGTATGAGGAGACTCATGAAAGGGTAATGATAAACATTTTCAAAGCGCTGTAATACTTGcgaaaatcatgatcgcaatatatagatccatgcctaatatccgatgggcAGAAAgtgattcgtttttttttttataaattgttaaaattttggaaTTTgggatgcagcaagcccagagactgttgtgtacaccataactttatataaaattcactttaatgtataataagaataaaaagtgatcataaacaaatattttgtcaATTCAAATGAGTGGACCCGGAAAAAGTATTACATACggcaccaacacgtcaccacttaacaagcgaatagaattattcattcattcattttcttgttggcttagtccctttattaatccggggtcgccaccgcagaatgaaccgccaacttatccagcaagtttttacacatcggatgcccttccagccacaacccatctctgggaaaactaataaaattatatagACTAAAATATGTGCTTTCATacacttaaattaaataatatagctGAAGTGTTTATCCAAAGCAGGTTATGATCTAATGGGGACTTTTCAAGTAATCCGAGCAACATCAACAATAACATGACAGCTTAGGCAgttacacttgtagtgtgagtgcaaagtgcgcctgagtgtgtcacttttaagggactgtttcatatggatttattaatcattcttacttttcaatgaacgtgCACTGtcagttattcagttattaaatATGCAGACGCCCCATATATATGATGTCAGTATGGGAGATTTTACAGTTAgaaggtaatatatatatatatatatatatatatatatatatatatatatatatatatatatatatatatatatatatatatatatatatatatatatatatatataaagctttaTGTAAATGCTAACAGatattttcctttttattaaatatacactGCTAAAACGGTATCAGTTTTTacaattcaaatgaaaatgtgGAAAATAGAATAGTCATATTGTAATAGGAGTGTTGATTACGACATTTGGATTTCTCTACAATCTGATTGTATCACAAACTCGCATATCCCTTTCTCCGCTAATGACTGGGTTTAGAATTTTGCGACGGTCCCTCACGCTGCAGTCAGTTCTAGACTTTGCCGTCTCCTCGCTCTCGCGCAGCTCTGGAAAGTTCGCTGAGTCGATTCAGTTTCCAGCGGCGGCCCGATCGTTATATAAACGCCTCGCGGAGTCCCTGCGCGTTCCCAAAAACCACATTTATCGGCCGCTGACTGCCACAATCGCGCGATAGCTTAGCAAATCCACTCCTAATACCGAAATTAAAGCCGTTTAGCCCTGCAGACGTCGAGTCTTCAGTGATTTCTGCACGTTAGCTGTTGAAGGAAAGACCTCGGCGAGGAGACTCAGTCTGTATTTTGGTGGTATTTTGAAGGTGATACCTATATTAAAGCGACGATGACTGCAGAGGAGGTGGCGAATGAAGGTTGTAGCATCCCCATCGAGGGTGAAGACATTACCCCGAAGAAAGATGGAGGGGTTTTAAAGGTAAATACTGCAGGGCATTGAGCCGCATTGACTCCATGTGGGAGGTGTGACTGACTAAAAAGCATGTTACAGACGATATGTCTGTCTATTAATGCACTTTTACTACTGCTATAGCTGTTGTTGTGCATTTAAATGTGACTATTTTAACAGTATGTATTAATAAACAACGCCTGTTGCTAATTGTGCTGCGTTTTCTAGATCTTTCTACCGCGCCTAAAGAGAGAATTCGCTTCAGAAATTATAATATTTCTGATCTGATTCATTTCGTCTCAATGTGTTCATAAACCTATATGATTTACCTtgtaatgtaaacacaaaagGAGACATTAGCGTCTGACAGCCGCGGGTCACCGTTCACTTTCATTATGCATTGTTGTATGCTAACGTTACTAAAACGAATGGTGACtggtaaatatattgttttgtaaaCAAAAGCACAACCATTCAGTTTTATAAACAACGTTAAAGTTAGCAAatgtgacaaatcttatttttaggtgaatcttcctatttatttttagtattacaaTTCTTTTGGTTTGCAATGTTAATTAAACAAAGTTTTGTGCCGCTTCTGTTTAATATACAAGTGACACATGTAACTTATGTGATTAAAATCAGTAGCAATCAAAGCATGTAATCTCTGGAAACCTCAGGTTGGTGTTATCAGATACAAATACAGGAATTACTTGTTTGGGATAATTAAACGCTTTCGGTGCAACTCATTCAAGAAGAATTCAcctaaataacttaataattttatttattgtgtgatTATTGTGTGGAATATGGCTCTGTGTATGCTTAAACTATTCGATTATTACAAACATATAAGAGTTATTTGTGTATAAAGTCATTAACCTAAGCATTAGGCGTGAACATCTTTCTGCCCTGCGGTCTTTGAAGATTGACAGGTCACAGGTGTAGTGCAGTGTGCCCAACAGATTGAAGATGaatctctttctctcttccaCAGTTGGTCAAGAAGGAGGGTACTGGCACCGAGTTGCCTATGATTGGTGATAAAGTATTTGTGCACTATGTCGGAACACTGCTTGATGGCTCACAGTTCGACTCCAGCCGTGATCGAGGGGAAAAGTTCTCCTTTGAGCTGGGCAAAGGTGAGTAAGGGTGAAGTGCGCTAAATGGTAGTTCGCCCTCGCTGACTCTTAAACAGAGTCTAGGTGAATTAGATGAATTGAatccatctttatttctgtagcgcttttacaatgtaggctgagtcaaagcagcttaacatagaagttgtagtagattgaaactgtgtcagtccagttttcagagttgaagttcagttcgactaaaatcagcatactccacgtctaaattcgatttctgtttggatcgattatgaccttaattagattaaatgaatcaaatcgctgtttacatggtagactcttaatcagagtattgtcttaatcgtattaataagattattggtgtccatgtaaacgtacttgATGATAATCTTGACTAACTAACCTGTCTGTCTTTATGTTGTGCGCCTAAACACACAACTATAATGTCACAGCCGTAAAGCTTCTGACACACTTTAAAACTGTAAACAACATTTCCCCTGAAACTATGAGTTTGTAAGAATGTGATCAGATTAACCTGTTCATCTTGATGTTTAATGTACTCGGCAACCTCTGTAGTTTCATTTAGCTTCTTGTTTCTTTTTCATGAATAGCAGAAGCTTAAATAATAAACCACAAGGGTGTATTCTCAATGTCTCTTATCTTGTTGTAAACATGAAAACATCTTAGACATTTCTTAATATTATGTTACTTAAAATTGCTTTAGATGAAATACCTGATTTGTGATGATAGaattgaaagtaaaataaaagatatatctAGAAATGTAGCaggtattatatatatttttacttgtcgATTAGATTGAGGCGAATACAAATCCAAGCCTGTGTTCGAGATAAGGGCAGAAAACTGCAGGGCATAGGAACAGATGCATTTGTAAATGCAAGCAAAACATCATTGCGCATCCAAGTCAACAATTTTAGACAATTATTTGCTCCATCTCGCAGGTCAGGTGATCAAAGCATGGGACATCGGTGTGGCTACAATGAAGATTGGCGAGATCTGCCAATTGACATGCAAACCTGAGTATGCATACGGAGCTGCTGGCAGCCCCCCAAAAATCCCTCCTAATGCTACTCTTCTGTTCCAGGTAATGTAATAGACTGCTGAGATTGTCAATGTTTGTACTGGTGCGGGAAATCCTTAAAAAATATGCTTGAATTTGGATCTGCTGTTTTTAAGGTCTTGGATAAAGTGCTTGAAAATGTAATTGAAACAATTTCTTACGTAATATGGAATAATGATGAagtacttaaataaaaataagtctctttccttttcttttttttttttttgtctgcgcTTTTGGAaattttaaatttgacatttaacttacacttgccggccactttattaggtacacttactAGTACAggattggacccctttttgctttcagaactgccttaattattcgtggcatagattcaacaagatactggaaatattcctcagagattttggttcatattgacatgatagcatcacgtagttgctacagatttgtcggcAACACATCCAtgatcagtctggccattctactcTGACTTCTGGCATTAACAATGCATTTGCACCCCCCGAACTGCTGCTGCTACCTGtctggttgtgcatgaaaatccctgtagatcagcagtttctgaaatactcagaccagcccaactggcaccaacaaacatgccgtGTTCAAAGTCAAAATCTttgttccccattctgatgctgttggaactgcagcagatcgtcttgaccatggctgtttctcaatatgcgttcttcagcggtcttgcgtcctcgtgttctcgtgcaacgtcaaggccgcaagtacggaggacgcgtgaaacttcccggatgtgatcttgatatcgaggacgcactgatgcagacttgagcaccgaactcgctctggaagtcccagaagtcattgcgactggaggtgggaagcgcagcatttaatttagatttattattaaagttcagagatatcacttatttacctcaggagttttcctaaatgaaacggtgaaagtaaacattaacatgaatatcttaaaaaaggaataaacacattaagggtgtttgtttgctgaaattcgtattaaaatttgttttatttatattgtgcagagtatatttataatgtttttatgcaaagtatatattttgaagagaagggaaaacaataaatcgttgtatgagtgctgtaatgtttaaatgatttacatttaaaacgagtgaaggtcacgtgaccatcaggaagaacgcagcatcccatttctcaaaggacgcgttttctgccctcgcggtctcccgagttcgttcttccgaggataCCTgtcaagaccggtctccacaagatcgcaagtccattctctgcgttcttggaattgagaaacagcccatgtcttcatgcctaaatgcattgagttgctgccatgtgattggctgattagaaatttgcgttaacgacagttggacaggtgtacctaataaagtgtaaaaGAGTGTAAAACGTGTACAAGTAAATGACACTAATTCAATATTGGGCTTGGGGTGAACACACCATTTAACATTTTTCTTGGAATACTACACTATAGTGTACAATAACGATTAGCAGCTGATTTAATATCATTAAGTATATGTAAATGTCATTTGCACTTTATGTTTGAAAATGCTCCtgaaaagtgcttaaatttgGCTTTGGAATTAGTGTAAAAACCTTGGATTTTTGCTAGCACAGTTTCTGTATTAATGTGTCCACTTGTTTGTTGCAGGTGGAATTGTTTGACTTTCGTGGGGAGGACATCacagatgatgaagatggtggaATTACCCGCAGGATCATCACTAAGGGGGAGGGTTACACAAAGCCTAATGAGGGTGCAACTGTGGAAGGTAGTTTTCTTGTTTCTAAAACGATCAATAAATGCAAAGCAGTTCATCTATCTAGCAATAATCTCTCAGATTTGTCAGTAAGCCAACTTGTGACTTTGTTGGTTACTTTAATTGTGTTGCACTCCTGTGCTAAATTTAACAGCCAATAAGTGTTTATTCTTGCACCAACGGATGCCAAATCAACTTGTTCAGTGGGCCAAAAAGCCCCAGTGCTGTCTACTTGTTGCCAGTGTTGCAGAACAAATAAATCCAGCCTTAAATGGgtagttcattcaaaaataaaaaattgtgtgtTAAATTGCTTAGCCTGAAAGCTGTGTTCATTGTCAACAAATGtcacacaaattaagatattttagatgacatCCAGAAGCTCTCTGATCCTCTGTATACAGCAACAGTCACAAGACATTCAAAGTCCTGATGGTGAACGCAAATTTTGAACACAGTCTATATGTCTTCAGTGATTCAATCACAATGTTATGAAGCTATGAGAATACATTTGTGtgcacaaaaatatacaaataatgactttattcatgAGCACTAAGCACTGATTTACACACTGGATGCCCACGCACAACTTCCTCTAATTGAAAGCAAAGCATGCGTTCATTTGGGGTAAGGAAGAAAACAGTAGAAGAAGATGAGTGTGTTGTGCATACGAAGCACTGGACAGCGTTTttaaataaactcattaatctggGGTGCTTTTTGGCACACAATCATATTGTTGTAGCTTCATATCATTAGGTTTAAAGCACTGACGATTGTTTTGATGATGTTATTGTTTCATTTTCGACATTTTGATCGTCATCTCGCGACCTATAGAGGatgagagctctcagatttcttctaaaatatcttcatttgtgttctgacaaTGAATGTAGGTCTCTGGGTTGTTTTCATCAAAATGGAGCAAAATaattgcaatagtatctggatgcagcctttatgatgcaagctgagattgcatcactgagccatgcaatgtcagacacaatgcgcttaaagggtcacgaaacgccaaaacacatttattgagctgttgacagtcgtatacgtgtcccacactgctaaaaacactattaggacacctatatttcactaaaaagtgtaaattggttgtttgcgttatttcaagcaaattcgtacttccggtttgaaacaaatttttaaagctgcgtcacAAACATGAGataatagcatgtattccagcgtgcagactgggcgtctgtgccagagtgtgtcttattacatcttacagtgctgcattaatgcatgagtaaggcttggtttaaaccaatcagcgcgctctattgtgcaacttcattaatattcattagtcacagtgtttagacggcagagacgccatgttgtgttggcaaaacaagcgtcaagtgttgcttttatagtttgctgccgttaagtttcgttttcattttctctctgtgagagttcagactcacgtgtggattaacagtgtacgcgacgctcgacaacaataacttacgtgtctaaggaggaacattgtttacctgagagctgttctcatctgcaaacgctgagatccggattcgcttgttgtctcctcttaataaagacgcggctctagttgctggtgattgtcctgtctctacagatttggtgagcgaccagtgctctttgtttattcagttgttcgtatcgaacaaactattgcactgagtgtaaacatgttagcactgcAACTAAACTTTttccgtcgtgtaggattttcaccgcattttgtgaccggaataacacatgcACACCCaaactcagcgcgcccaaatagacactcccacaccatcccactttagttcctccgacactcccccctaaacagagctggaaacgcccacttttctgactttttccaaagtagaggtgtgaaaacaccctgctgaaacgagggggtttcatggccctttaatggaGTGAGTAACATCACTGTGactggtagggttaggggtggggttagatgagcatattaaaaagcattggatgcagcacaGATTgctctgcaccaggtctgcatccagacccctctcaataaTTGAGCTGGTGTTCACATGATGCTATtttcaaatataaatgtaaattgttTAATTGGTTTAGCAGTGACTTTGCACAACTGCGTTTTGGGGCTCTGAAAGcacaacattttgaaaatgtggttTAAAGTGcaagaatttaaaaataaaaacaagcagaGGATTATAAGTGAACCATAAGAAGTGTTTCTTAACATCATGAATTATAGACCTAGCATGCATAAAACAGCCTTTTAGTTATTTTAGTGGATCGTTGTGACTGGGGATTGTTTTGACTACGTTGTCGTCTGTAGAGACATTTCAAAATGCAGCAGaaaaatgtttctgtgttttaagTACGTTGTCTACCAATGTGTCCTTAATCTTGTGGAATCTTTGCAGTAGTTAATTTTactttctctctctgtttgtgtTAGTCTGGTTGGAGGGCTCTCATGAGGATCGTGTTTTTGACGAGCGCGAGCTGAAGTTTGAAGTGGGAGATGGTGAGAATTTGGGTCTGCCACTGGGTGTGGAGAAAGCCCTGCAGGCTATGGAGCAGGGAGAGGAGGCACTCTTCACCATCAAACCAAAGTAAACATGCAACTTGCACGCCTGCATATACAGTGTCTGTTGATGTGGGTGGTTTTACTCATTTCTGTATCATATCAGGTACGGTTTTGGAACCGCTGGCAGCGAAAAATACAACATTCCACCTAATGCTACACTGCAGTACAAAATCAAAATGAAAGCATTCGAAAAGGTCAGTAAGCCTTATACAAGGTCAGTGTATAAATAGCAGTGCACAGCAAAATTCACACCTGCGTTATTCAAGAAAAAGGCAGCATGTGGGATTTTATGTTATCAAGATGTACATTGTAAGGTGTttttgagttgttgttttttcagtgtaaatttaATTGTGCCACAATGTCTTCTGATGTCTTTTGATCTTTGAAGTTGATTATAACAATAATGTTCAATATTGTTTTCTAGCTtaattttagaaaaatgttttcagGTCGGCATGAGCTGCAACCATTTTTTTTGATTGCAGCTTTTTTTGGTGATGCAGTTCCTACAGAAACGAAATATTTAATGAGAAAACTGTGGGTGCggcttgttttttttactgcaagctgattggatgtagtacaGTAGGCGATTGGGAAAAAGAGATTTCAGGAGAGTTATTActagaccccctagttttttgcGATTCCACAATCGTTGAATCCAATGCAAAAAAAACGCAACTGTTTGCGATCCTGCAATAttcttaatttaaatgcaaaataatcacaaacaaatttaaataatatcataaaacatccaattccaaaccatatatgcaattaattgttttaaatgacttATAGACGTCGCATACAcagtgatgtatttgagtgtctctcgaaaaatgacGTCTCTCCTAACATCACATGAGGGAGGGGGGGAATGTTTTgaagcctgtgcagtaagcagatgcGGATGAAGCGcgggtgatttacatgtgaagtcaaagcaaagatgcgattagacatcctgtggcatgAATTCGGCGTTTTCTGCACTTGACGCGCTTCAAACTGTAAAAGAAAGTTGGAGCAAACAGCTTACAATGATGAAGATTTATTCAAGGATGGCGGCCGGTGGACGTGAgtgaattgaaggacattatttgtgctttacgtgtatggctggtattatggtGTGTGTAAAATTGTTTTCGGATAACTCTTTTCCTGCTGTTAACAAGAGAAAACATTTCCCTGCCATTGACGAGTTTTACagcaatccgtgttttaggtgtattatggtAGGGAAAGCTCTAacgcatgtcctgagtgaggtacatgTCAGATGCTCcgaggagtgaaatctgagacaaagtaagatcgtggataaaaataagagttattcaaccttcctttggcttaaccCCTACTGTTTTAGATCTGAtctgtcttgacaagagaccaaaataagaagcttttatttgtatgatttgtgtcattgtcagattgcacacctaacagtaggctacctaatatggtaaataagatatatatatatatatataatccgtAAATAcaacattataatttttattatcattataattttttttttttttcttcagctctCATATTTGCACATAATGACCAGGTGCGCTCTATTTACATTATAAATGAAGCCAGGGTGCACATTTGGTCTTGTGGCTTCATTTAGTCAGTGCTATAGCCTATAGCACTTGAAATGTAATACCTGAAACTTTCATAAGTTTAGATgatattacaaaattacaaaaatgtttttataattaattaaaactattaaaaagtggggactgagccgaaggaaagtgaaagtgatacatttttatcgatgtataattatttttatatgagGCTACTCAGTTCATCTGGACTTCATATTTTTACTGTTCGAATTGTTGACCGAGTAGTTTATTTGGTAGTTTATTTATCAAATGGAATATAGAGTCTTAAATTACAGGAAAAATTATGTTCTGTAGACACAAGAGAACTAACCGAGTTAGTGGCGCCGTCAAGCAGCGGTGTGCGCATCTGTCCCAATATTGCAGTTCAAAGTATAAACCTATTGAATATTACATGAATGTCTATTAAAGTGCTACACATAGAAACTGATCAGACAAAACTCTAAACCTAAATTGTGTGGCCAATATCAAACATTTATATAaggaatattatttattattttattagaattattatttctattaatgtttattatttaaaaacatacaaagaGATTTTCTGAATTATGTTGGAATAAagcaaccattgacattcatagtaggaacaaaaaatacaattcagAAGAGAGAAAGGTttggtaaaagtaaagtaaataattgggggaaaaaattagagtaaactatcactttaagattTATGGATGTGAAGCTAATTTGCCATGTCCTGTTAAACAGGCCAAAGAATCCTGGGAGATGAACACGATTGAGAAACTGGAACAGAGTGTCATCGTCAAAGAGAAAGGAACTCAGTATTTTAAGGTAGAAGAAAtgccatgcacacacacacatacacacatacatgtcccattttaatcaaataatattctattttaaggaataaataaatgtgaaatgtgaTGGTATTGCATGCGTatgatttattttagtaaatagtGTCTGTATTTTGTCTACAGGAGGGAAAATACAAGCAGGCGATTGTACAGTACAAACGCATTGTTTCCTGGTTGGAGCACGAGAGCAGTATGCAGCCAGATGATGAGGAGAAAGCTAAAGCGCTGCGATTGGCTGCTTACCTCAACCTGGCCATGTGCTACCTGAAGCTACAGGATGCAAACCCCGCCC contains:
- the fkbp4 gene encoding peptidyl-prolyl cis-trans isomerase FKBP4 isoform X1; this encodes MTAEEVANEGCSIPIEGEDITPKKDGGVLKLVKKEGTGTELPMIGDKVFVHYVGTLLDGSQFDSSRDRGEKFSFELGKGQVIKAWDIGVATMKIGEICQLTCKPEYAYGAAGSPPKIPPNATLLFQVELFDFRGEDITDDEDGGITRRIITKGEGYTKPNEGATVEVWLEGSHEDRVFDERELKFEVGDGENLGLPLGVEKALQAMEQGEEALFTIKPKYGFGTAGSEKYNIPPNATLQYKIKMKAFEKAKESWEMNTIEKLEQSVIVKEKGTQYFKEGKYKQAIVQYKRIVSWLEHESSMQPDDEEKAKALRLAAYLNLAMCYLKLQDANPALENCDKALELDANNEKALFRRGEALVVMKEFDMAKVDFQRVIELYPANKAAKSQISICQKHMREQHEKDKRLYANMFQKFAERDAKKEADQEKEQDKKQNGSAMEIDENAAQEQTAA
- the fkbp4 gene encoding peptidyl-prolyl cis-trans isomerase FKBP4 (The RefSeq protein has 1 substitution compared to this genomic sequence), translating into MTAEEVVNEGCSIPIEGEDITPKKDGGVLKLVKKEGTGTELPMIGDKVFVHYVGTLLDGSQFDSSRDRGEKFSFELGKGQVIKAWDIGVATMKIGEICQLTCKPEYAYGAAGSPPKIPPNATLLFQVELFDFRGEDITDDEDGGITRRIITKGEGYTKPNEGATVEVWLEGSHEDRVFDERELKFEVGDGENLGLPLGVEKALQAMEQGEEALFTIKPKYGFGTAGSEKYNIPPNATLQYKIKMKAFEKAKESWEMNTIEKLEQSVIVKEKGTQYFKEGKYKQAIVQYKRIVSWLEHESSMQPDDEEKAKALRLAAYLNLAMCYLKLQDANPALENCDKALELDANNEKALFRRGEALVVMKEFDMAKVDFQRVIELYPANKAAKSQISICQKHMREQHEKDKRLYANMFQKFAERDAKEADQEKEQDKKQNGSAMEIDENAAQEQTAA